In the genome of Pediococcus claussenii ATCC BAA-344, one region contains:
- a CDS encoding DEAD/DEAH box helicase — protein sequence MKFTELGLDDDVLKAVIDNGYEEPTPIQAETIPDVLAGKDIIGQAQTGTGKTAAFGLPILQHVDLNNPNIQAIIVSPTRELAAQTQAEIFKLGKYKKAKVQVVYGGADIRRQINSLKSHPQIVVGTPGRLLDHIGRKTIRLDHVNTLVLDEADDMLDMGFLPDIEQIIEKTPNDRQTLLFSATMPQAIKKIGVKFMHDPKQVTVKSKELTADLVDQYYVRSKEFEKFDILTRVLDVQAPKLAVIFGRTKRRVDEVSKGLVARGYNAAGIHGDLTQQRRMSILHQFRNGDLDILVATDVAARGLDITGVTHVYNYDITQDPESYVHRIGRTGRAGAHGTSVTFVTNWEMDYLRDIERLTKKRLLPLKPPTEQDAFAGRAAAAEDNIKDLVKHTDVTKYSEQADHLLEEYDAKTLAAALLKKETKADSSEVNVKISSERPLPRKKGNGGSHSGNGGGGHRGGNGSRGGRGKWNGNRRDREQRGNGGGRRDWKDSKKRNNNSNGKSSNRGGSNRKFIIKEK from the coding sequence TTGAAGTTTACCGAATTAGGTTTAGACGATGACGTCTTAAAAGCAGTTATCGATAATGGTTACGAGGAACCAACACCAATCCAAGCAGAAACGATCCCGGATGTTTTAGCTGGAAAGGATATTATTGGACAAGCACAAACTGGTACAGGAAAAACGGCTGCGTTTGGTTTGCCAATATTACAACATGTTGATCTTAATAATCCTAATATTCAAGCGATTATTGTATCGCCAACGCGTGAATTAGCTGCGCAAACACAAGCTGAAATTTTTAAATTAGGTAAGTATAAAAAAGCTAAAGTACAAGTGGTTTATGGTGGTGCAGATATTCGTCGCCAAATCAATAGTTTAAAGAGTCATCCACAGATTGTAGTTGGTACACCAGGTCGTTTGCTTGATCATATCGGACGTAAGACAATTCGTTTGGATCATGTGAATACACTGGTTTTGGACGAAGCTGATGATATGTTAGATATGGGATTCTTACCCGACATTGAACAAATTATTGAAAAAACACCAAATGATCGTCAAACATTGCTGTTTTCTGCAACAATGCCACAAGCGATCAAAAAGATTGGTGTCAAGTTTATGCATGACCCTAAACAAGTTACTGTAAAATCAAAAGAATTGACAGCTGACTTAGTTGATCAGTATTATGTTCGTTCGAAGGAATTTGAAAAATTTGATATTTTAACACGTGTTCTTGATGTACAGGCGCCTAAGTTAGCAGTTATTTTTGGACGTACTAAAAGGCGTGTTGATGAGGTTTCTAAGGGCTTAGTTGCTCGCGGCTATAATGCAGCGGGCATTCATGGCGATTTGACTCAGCAACGTCGTATGAGTATTTTACATCAATTTAGAAATGGTGATCTTGATATCTTGGTTGCTACTGATGTTGCGGCTCGTGGATTGGATATTACTGGTGTAACTCATGTTTATAACTATGATATTACACAGGATCCAGAGAGTTATGTTCATCGAATTGGTCGTACCGGACGTGCCGGCGCCCATGGTACATCTGTTACCTTTGTTACTAACTGGGAAATGGACTATCTCCGTGATATTGAACGTCTAACGAAGAAACGTTTGCTACCATTGAAGCCACCTACTGAACAAGACGCCTTTGCGGGTCGTGCAGCAGCAGCTGAAGATAACATAAAAGATCTCGTTAAACATACTGATGTTACCAAATATTCCGAACAAGCAGATCATTTGTTAGAAGAATATGATGCTAAAACATTGGCTGCAGCGCTCTTGAAGAAAGAGACTAAGGCTGATTCAAGTGAAGTTAACGTTAAGATTTCATCAGAACGACCACTTCCCCGTAAGAAGGGTAATGGGGGATCTCATAGCGGTAACGGTGGCGGTGGTCATCGTGGCGGCAACGGTTCCCGTGGTGGACGTGGCAAGTGGAATGGTAATCGTCGTGACCGTGAACAACGCGGTAATGGCGGCGGACGACGTGACTGGAAAGACTCCAAGAAACGTAATAACAATAGTAATGGGAAGTCTTCTAACCGCGGTGGTTCTAACCGTAAATTCATCATCAAAGAAAAATAA
- the acpS gene encoding holo-ACP synthase has translation MIFGIGVDITEIERVGNIQKRLGFAQKVLTPSELEVWKDMKERRAIEFLAGRFSAKESYSKAFGTGLGRQLGFKDIEILDNKVGKPIITKHPFEGSAHVSLSHTKQVVMTEVILEEID, from the coding sequence ATGATTTTTGGAATTGGGGTTGATATAACTGAAATTGAACGGGTTGGAAATATTCAGAAAAGACTTGGATTTGCGCAGAAGGTATTGACACCTAGCGAATTAGAAGTTTGGAAGGATATGAAGGAACGACGTGCAATTGAATTTTTGGCTGGACGATTTTCAGCGAAAGAATCTTATAGTAAGGCCTTTGGAACTGGATTAGGTCGGCAACTAGGATTCAAGGATATTGAAATTTTAGATAATAAGGTTGGGAAACCTATAATCACAAAACATCCATTTGAAGGTAGCGCACATGTTTCACTTTCACATACTAAACAGGTGGTAATGACTGAGGTTATTTTAGAGGAGATTGATTAA
- the alr gene encoding alanine racemase, with amino-acid sequence MVEGIHRSTRIIVDGAAIRHNISEEISRLDNKSELFAVIKANGYGHGIRAVAKLAKQAGATGFCVALLDEALDLREAGFVEPILVLGITPVEHARLAAEKGISLTVGNLEWLQEAAQNYLEDIQLKIHLGLDTGMGRIGFQTPSELTVADKFVNEHQEQFDFEGVFTHFATADEKDETYFKLQVGRFKEFMNALKKRPKYVHVSNTATSLWHAACNGNMIRFGVGIYGMNPSGREITPPYELQPAMSLVSDLSFVKKITAGRSISYGATYTAKNDEWIGTIPIGYADGYERRLTGFHVLVDGNECEIVGRICMDQMMVRLPKEFPVGTTVVLAGRSGNQIITMTDIADYANTINYEITCGFTERIPREYKNMEVTK; translated from the coding sequence ATGGTAGAAGGAATTCACCGTTCAACACGGATAATTGTAGATGGGGCAGCAATTAGACATAATATTTCAGAAGAAATTAGTAGATTGGACAATAAAAGTGAATTATTTGCAGTGATTAAAGCGAACGGTTATGGGCACGGAATTCGAGCAGTTGCAAAATTAGCAAAGCAGGCTGGAGCAACTGGTTTTTGTGTTGCGCTCTTAGACGAAGCACTTGATCTTAGAGAGGCGGGTTTTGTGGAGCCTATCTTGGTATTAGGTATTACACCAGTTGAACATGCGAGATTAGCTGCCGAAAAGGGAATTTCATTAACGGTAGGTAATCTTGAGTGGCTACAGGAAGCCGCTCAAAATTACTTAGAAGATATACAACTAAAAATTCATCTTGGCTTAGATACTGGAATGGGACGAATTGGGTTTCAGACACCATCGGAGCTAACAGTGGCAGACAAATTTGTAAATGAACATCAGGAACAATTTGATTTTGAAGGTGTTTTCACCCATTTTGCAACTGCTGATGAAAAGGATGAAACCTATTTTAAACTCCAAGTAGGACGTTTTAAAGAATTTATGAACGCTTTAAAAAAGCGACCTAAGTATGTTCATGTTTCAAACACAGCTACAAGTCTTTGGCATGCAGCATGCAATGGTAATATGATCCGTTTTGGAGTTGGAATTTATGGTATGAACCCTTCTGGTCGTGAGATTACCCCTCCATACGAATTACAACCTGCTATGAGCTTAGTATCGGATCTTAGCTTTGTAAAAAAGATCACTGCTGGTAGATCAATTAGTTATGGAGCAACATATACTGCTAAGAATGACGAATGGATTGGGACTATACCTATAGGATACGCAGATGGCTATGAACGCAGATTAACTGGGTTTCACGTTTTAGTTGATGGGAATGAATGTGAAATTGTGGGACGAATTTGTATGGATCAGATGATGGTTCGGTTGCCAAAGGAGTTTCCAGTTGGAACTACCGTAGTATTGGCAGGCAGGTCTGGTAACCAAATTATTACGATGACGGATATTGC